From Aerosakkonema funiforme FACHB-1375, the proteins below share one genomic window:
- a CDS encoding EAL domain-containing protein, with protein sequence MTDRLSKKIHSLLLAARNQETLGKLTQIVALVWQKPVLTGSLLIAGLLLGVRQLEVLQPLELVEFDRATQFQPELEPDPRILVIGITESDLQAQKRSPVSDRTVATLLAKLQSYQPKVIGLDLYRDLPQPPGHAELLKQLQAPNIIAISKLESNDSRNVPPPPGVPKERIGFNDLVLDPDGVIRRNLMYAYTKADKFYSFSLRVSLSYLKDKNLDFKVYSNSLQLGQKTFLRLKPYSGGYQNIGAQGYQILLNYRGRKVARQVNLTQVLNGSIQKEWVKDKVVLIGTTAPSEKDLFFTPYNAIDRQEAAMPGVLVHGQMVSQILSTVLDDRPLFWFWPQWAEALWIWGWSLVGGILVWRFRHPLSLAIAATVAVAGLFVVWFICFTHAVWIPFLVPTLALVTTGGTSGIYKLFYNAFYDPLTGLPNRDLFLKELQKSIDRSKSQVNYLFAVIFLDLDQFKIFNEGLGHQAGDEILRIITQRLKAILHAKYTVARIGGDEFAILLADISNIDLVTLVTDKIQKKLYSPFNLKGQEIFITASFGIAFNQTGHNYKPEELLRDAHTAMYRAKALGKARYEVFSVGMRTQVVSRLQLENDLRRAIASAIEGNSQELSVHYQPIVSLETGKIAGFEALVRWQNSQGKFISPVEFIPVAEETGLIVTLGEWILEQSCRQLRIWQQQFTMQPELTISVNLSSQQFAQPDLIERIEQILKKIGLNGHSLKLEITESMAMKDVDSTIAKILRLKALNLKFSIDDFGTGYSSLSYLHRFPVDTLKVDRSFVSRMEETTEDAAIVQTIVMLSHILGMDVIAEGIETASQMEKLRILQCEYGQGYFFSKPLHAEAATALLSQYTNSV encoded by the coding sequence TTGCTGCTGGGAGTCAGACAACTCGAAGTTTTGCAACCTTTAGAGCTAGTGGAATTCGACCGCGCTACCCAATTTCAACCCGAACTCGAACCAGATCCGCGAATTTTAGTCATCGGAATTACAGAGTCAGATTTGCAAGCCCAAAAGCGATCGCCTGTGTCCGATCGAACCGTCGCTACCCTCCTAGCAAAGCTGCAATCCTATCAGCCAAAGGTAATTGGTTTAGATTTGTATCGGGATTTGCCCCAACCACCCGGTCATGCAGAACTGTTGAAGCAGTTGCAAGCGCCTAACATCATCGCGATCTCCAAGCTGGAGAGTAACGATAGCAGAAATGTGCCGCCTCCACCAGGCGTGCCAAAAGAACGAATAGGGTTTAATGACTTAGTTCTCGATCCGGATGGAGTAATACGCCGGAATTTAATGTATGCCTATACAAAAGCAGATAAATTTTACTCGTTTTCTCTGCGAGTAAGCCTTAGCTATTTAAAAGATAAAAATCTTGACTTTAAGGTTTATTCTAACTCGCTCCAATTAGGTCAAAAAACTTTTTTACGTTTAAAACCTTATTCGGGTGGATATCAAAACATTGGTGCCCAAGGATATCAAATACTGTTGAATTATCGAGGCAGAAAAGTAGCAAGGCAGGTAAATTTAACCCAAGTTTTGAACGGCTCTATCCAAAAAGAGTGGGTGAAAGATAAAGTCGTACTGATCGGCACAACAGCACCGAGCGAAAAAGACCTTTTCTTTACTCCCTACAATGCGATCGACAGACAAGAAGCCGCTATGCCTGGGGTGCTAGTCCACGGTCAAATGGTAAGCCAAATCCTCAGTACCGTCTTAGACGATCGACCTTTATTTTGGTTCTGGCCTCAGTGGGCAGAAGCTTTATGGATATGGGGTTGGTCGCTAGTAGGAGGAATTTTAGTGTGGCGCTTTCGCCATCCACTATCATTAGCAATAGCTGCAACTGTAGCAGTAGCAGGATTGTTTGTTGTTTGGTTTATCTGCTTTACTCATGCAGTATGGATACCCTTCCTAGTGCCGACACTGGCATTGGTAACGACTGGCGGCACGAGCGGAATTTATAAATTATTCTACAATGCTTTTTACGATCCTTTGACGGGTCTACCAAACCGAGATTTATTCTTGAAGGAATTGCAAAAATCCATCGATCGCAGCAAAAGCCAGGTTAATTACTTATTTGCAGTCATCTTCCTGGATCTCGATCAATTCAAAATATTTAATGAAGGTTTAGGACACCAAGCTGGAGACGAAATATTACGTATCATCACCCAAAGGTTAAAGGCCATTCTCCATGCTAAATATACAGTTGCACGGATTGGAGGAGACGAATTTGCTATTTTGCTCGCAGATATTAGCAATATCGATTTAGTAACTCTCGTTACTGACAAAATCCAAAAAAAACTGTATTCACCCTTTAATTTAAAGGGACAAGAAATATTTATAACTGCTAGCTTTGGTATTGCTTTTAATCAAACCGGGCACAATTATAAACCAGAAGAATTGCTGCGAGATGCCCACACAGCTATGTATCGCGCCAAAGCATTGGGTAAAGCACGCTATGAAGTTTTTTCTGTAGGTATGCGTACCCAAGTTGTCAGCCGCTTGCAGTTAGAAAATGACTTGCGTCGAGCGATTGCTTCTGCAATAGAAGGAAACAGTCAAGAGTTAAGCGTCCACTACCAGCCGATCGTATCTTTAGAAACTGGGAAAATCGCAGGCTTTGAAGCCCTAGTGCGTTGGCAAAATTCCCAAGGCAAATTCATTTCCCCAGTAGAGTTTATTCCCGTAGCGGAAGAAACTGGTTTAATTGTTACCTTGGGTGAGTGGATATTGGAACAATCTTGTCGCCAGCTGCGTATTTGGCAACAGCAATTTACCATGCAACCAGAATTAACAATCAGCGTCAATCTTTCTAGCCAACAGTTTGCTCAACCAGATTTAATAGAAAGAATCGAACAAATCCTCAAAAAAATAGGACTAAACGGCCATAGTTTAAAACTAGAAATCACAGAAAGTATGGCCATGAAAGATGTTGATTCTACCATTGCAAAAATCTTACGTTTAAAAGCTTTAAACCTCAAATTCAGCATTGATGATTTCGGTACTGGTTACTCATCTTTGAGCTATTTACATCGCTTTCCTGTAGACACATTAAAAGTCGATCGTTCCTTTGTCAGTCGCATGGAAGAAACGACTGAAGATGCCGCGATCGTTCAAACTATCGTCATGCTCAGTCATATTTTAGGTATGGATGTAATTGCCGAGGGGATAGAAACAGCATCGCAAATGGAAAAACTGCGGATATTGCAATGCGAATACGGGCAAGGCTATTTCTTTTCTAAACCCTTGCACGCTGAGGCAGCAACCGCTTTGCTTAGCCAATATACTAATTCAGTTTAA
- a CDS encoding peptidylprolyl isomerase, producing the protein MRNITVYPEDLIRQIKLSCQIPTFLENIATRKIITSKAKELGIKVEPEELQKSADNIRLANNLRRTDQTLAWLQKHSLSLDDLEEIAYFSVTSSKLAEHLFADKVEPFFVENLLNYAQVVMYEVILDDEDLAMELFYAIGEDEMSFHEVACQYLHDKELRRCGGYRGTLRRSDLKPEISAAVFAATPPQLIKPVVTSKGAHLIFVEEVIQPKLDATVRSKIISDLFSGWIKQQIVQTEIVLSSFQDSDAGIAALDDAPL; encoded by the coding sequence ATGCGAAATATCACAGTCTACCCCGAAGATTTGATCCGTCAAATCAAGCTATCCTGCCAAATACCCACATTTCTCGAAAATATCGCTACCCGCAAAATTATCACTTCTAAAGCGAAAGAACTAGGCATCAAAGTAGAGCCTGAAGAACTTCAGAAATCAGCAGACAACATCCGGTTGGCAAACAACCTCAGACGCACTGACCAAACCCTGGCATGGTTGCAAAAACATAGCCTATCTCTAGACGACTTAGAAGAAATAGCTTATTTTAGCGTCACTTCTTCAAAGTTAGCCGAACATCTGTTCGCAGATAAAGTCGAACCATTCTTTGTGGAGAATCTACTCAATTACGCTCAGGTCGTCATGTACGAAGTAATTTTAGATGATGAAGATTTGGCAATGGAACTTTTTTATGCTATTGGGGAAGATGAAATGAGTTTCCATGAAGTTGCCTGCCAATATCTCCATGACAAAGAGTTGCGCCGCTGTGGAGGATATCGGGGTACACTGCGCCGCAGCGATTTAAAACCGGAGATTTCTGCTGCCGTCTTCGCAGCTACTCCGCCCCAACTTATCAAGCCAGTAGTGACTTCTAAAGGAGCGCACCTGATTTTTGTTGAAGAAGTAATTCAACCGAAGTTAGACGCTACGGTACGCAGTAAAATTATTTCTGACTTGTTTTCTGGATGGATAAAACAACAAATTGTGCAAACTGAAATAGTTCTCTCCAGCTTTCAGGATTCCGATGCTGGTATTGCAGCATTGGATGATGCTCCCTTATAG